One window of the Perca flavescens isolate YP-PL-M2 chromosome 5, PFLA_1.0, whole genome shotgun sequence genome contains the following:
- the prxl2c gene encoding peroxiredoxin-like 2C — MRIREASEKKMAEAVSPITRQVYSEHRAVRSPSVDFRLEDVEDCLIYDRHGVSDPFKKLYQDRKSVIIFVRNFLCYSCKEYVEDLSKIPKEALEDADIRLVVIGQSAHHHIEPFCSLTGYPHEIYVDPERCIYQKLGMKREEKFTDSANPSPHVKSGIFMGQMKSIWRAMTSPAFDFQGDLHQQGGAIIAGPGSHVHFSHFDMNRLDHMPINWLLQLAGVQQTLDFSDKPKIVHV, encoded by the exons ATGCGAATTCGGGAagcctcagaaaaaaaaatggctgaaGCAGTTTCACCAATAACTCGACAAGTATATTCAGAACATCGGGCAGTTAGGAGCCCTTCTGTCGATTTTCGTCTTGAAGACGTCGAAGATTGTTTAATTTACGACCGGCATGGAGTCTCTGATCCGTTCAAGAAATTATATCAAGACAGGAAATCGGTCATAATTTTCGTGCGG AATTTCTTGTGCTACAGCTGTAAAGAATATGTGGAGGATTTGAGCAAAATACCTAAAGAAGCACTGGAG GATGCTGACATTAGACTAGTTGTGATTGGCCAGTCTGCTCACCATCATATAGAG CCTTTCTGCTCATTGACGGGGTATCCTCATGAAATATATGTCGACCCAGAGAGGTGCATTTATCAAAAGCTTGggatgaagagagaggagaaattTACGGACTCAG CCAACCCTAGTCCCCATGTGAAGTCTGGTATCTTTATGGGACAAATGAAGAGTATATGGAGGGCCATGACTAGCCCTGCATTTGACTTCCAGGGTGACCTACATCAGCAAGGTGGAGCCATCATTGCAGGACCAG GCTCTCATGTTCATTTTTCCCACTTTGACATGAACCGTCTGGATCACATGCCCATTAACTGGCTCCTGCAGCTCGCCGGAGTTCAACAGACTCTGGACTTCAGCGATAAGCCAAAGATCGTCCATGTGTAG
- the cdc14b gene encoding dual specificity protein phosphatase CDC14B isoform X1: protein MKRKSERRRAESRKKRCAAPSEAELNSDIYTEITDQLYFAILKQKIKNTAERHCFCIDEELAYENFYADFGPLNLAMFYRFCCKLTKKLTSITLSRKIIFYTCGDQKKQANAAYLIGSYAVMHLNMMPEDAYSLLVSRNSTYIPFRDASFGTCMYNLNILDCLRGVHKALQYGWLDFSNFDVEEYEHYERAENGDLNWIIPKKFLAFSGPHPKSKIENGYPLHAPEAYIPYFRKHNITTIIRLNKKMYDARRFTESGFEHHDLFFVDGSTPNDAIVRKFLNICENAEGAIAVHCKAGLGRTGTLIGCYMMKHYCLSAAEAIAWIRICRPGSIIGPQQNFVEDKQNSLWAEGDVFREKMLNEQVNGKMAVTRILSGVDDITINGNNKNRASKKEEMDLYNDDEERNGLTQGDKLRALKSKRQARSSSGSLSQEENKIHTRSSSQSLSRVILQASVQGCTASVNPLALSDQSDSRKRTRTSLPANGLGGSSLCHTRLVRSLGNLHVVAGDREPMCWEPCGSHRDTASATANTGPLINLNMAQVHLQTHCLQRT, encoded by the exons ATGAAGCGCAAGAGCGAGAGGAGACGAGCCGAGTCGAGGAAAAAGCGCTGTGCAGCTCCCTCAGAGGCGGAGTTAAACTCTGATATTTACACTGAGATAACAG ATCAACTCTATTTCGCCATACTAAAGCAAAAGATCAAGAACACAGCTGAACGACACTGTTTCTGCATAGATGAAGAGCTGGCATATGAGAA ctTCTATGCGGACTTTGGTCCCCTAAACCTGGCCATGTTTTATCGCTTCTGTTGCAAGCTGACAAAGAAGCTCACG TCCATTACGCTCTCAAGAAAGATCATATTTTACACCTGTGGAGATCAGAAGAAACAAGCCAATGCCGCCTATCTAATCGGCTCTTATGCA gtaATGCATCTAAACATGATGCCAGAGGATGCCTACAGTCTGCTGGTGTCAAGGAATTCAACATATATTCCATTCAG AGATGCTTCGTTTGGAACCTGCATGTACAATCTGAACATCTTAGATTGTCTTCGTGGCGTTCACAAG GCTCTGCAGTACGGCTGGCTCGACTTCTCCAACTTTGATGTGGAAGAATATGAGCACTATGAGAGGGCAGAAAATGGTGACTTAAACTGGATCATTCCAAAAAAGTTCCTTGCGTTCAGTGGGCCTCACCCAAAAAGCAAAATAGAGAATG GGTACCCTTTGCACGCTCCCGAGGCCTACATCCCATACTTCAGGAAACATAACATCACCACTATCATCAGACTCAACAAGAAGATGTATGATGCCAGGCGTTTCACAGAATCTGGCTTTGAGCACCACGATCTGTTCTTTGTGGACGGGAGTACACCAAACGACGCCATCGTCAGGAAGTTCCTCAACATCTGCGAGAATGCAGAAGGAGCCATTGCTGTCCACTGCAAGG ctGGTCTGGGGAGGACTGGCACTCTGATCGGCTGTTACATGATGAAACATTACTGCCTGAGTGCTGCAGAGGCCATTGCCTGGATACGGATCTGCCGACCAGGGTCCATCATTGGGCCTCAGCAGAACTTTGTTGAAGA TAAGCAGAACAGTCTGTGGGCAGAGGGAGATGTTTTCCGGGAGAAGATGTTAAATGAACAAGTGAATGGCAAGATGGCTGTAACCAGGATCCTGTCTGGTGTGGATGACATAACCATCAACGGGAACAACAAGAACAGGGCATCCAAGAAAGAAGAAATGGACCTG TATAATGATGACGAGGAGAGAAATGGCCTTACACAGGGTGATAAACTGCGAGCTCTGAAGAGCAAGAGGCAGGCCAGATCGTCCTCCGGTTCCCTTTC ACAAGAAGAGAATAAGATTCACACCAGGTCTTCATCACAGTCCCTAAG CAGGGTCATATTGCAGGCCAGTGTTCAGGGCTGTACAGCCAGCGTCAACCCCTTGGCTCTGTCTGACCAATCAGACAGCAGGAAGAGGACTAGAACCTCACTGCCAGCAAACGGACTGGGAGGAAG CTCCCTGTGCCACACCAGACTGGTCAGGTCCCTAGGCAACTTACATGTAGTGGCTGGCGACAGGGAGCCAATGTGTTGGGAGCCATGTGGCAGCCATAGAGACACAGCCAGTGCCACAGCCAACACAGGCCCTCTCATCAACTTAAACATGGCACAGGTCCACCTGCAG ACGCACTGTCTCCAAAGGACGTAA
- the cdc14b gene encoding dual specificity protein phosphatase CDC14B isoform X3: MKRKSERRRAESRKKRCAAPSEAELNSDIYTEITDQLYFAILKQKIKNTAERHCFCIDEELAYENFYADFGPLNLAMFYRFCCKLTKKLTSITLSRKIIFYTCGDQKKQANAAYLIGSYAVMHLNMMPEDAYSLLVSRNSTYIPFRDASFGTCMYNLNILDCLRGVHKALQYGWLDFSNFDVEEYEHYERAENGDLNWIIPKKFLAFSGPHPKSKIENGYPLHAPEAYIPYFRKHNITTIIRLNKKMYDARRFTESGFEHHDLFFVDGSTPNDAIVRKFLNICENAEGAIAVHCKAGLGRTGTLIGCYMMKHYCLSAAEAIAWIRICRPGSIIGPQQNFVEDKQNSLWAEGDVFREKMLNEQVNGKMAVTRILSGVDDITINGNNKNRASKKEEMDLYNDDEERNGLTQGDKLRALKSKRQARSSSGSLSQEENKIHTRSSSQSLRVILQASVQGCTASVNPLALSDQSDSRKRTRTSLPANGLGGSSLCHTRLVRSLGNLHVVAGDREPMCWEPCGSHRDTASATANTGPLINLNMAQVHLQTHCLQRT, translated from the exons ATGAAGCGCAAGAGCGAGAGGAGACGAGCCGAGTCGAGGAAAAAGCGCTGTGCAGCTCCCTCAGAGGCGGAGTTAAACTCTGATATTTACACTGAGATAACAG ATCAACTCTATTTCGCCATACTAAAGCAAAAGATCAAGAACACAGCTGAACGACACTGTTTCTGCATAGATGAAGAGCTGGCATATGAGAA ctTCTATGCGGACTTTGGTCCCCTAAACCTGGCCATGTTTTATCGCTTCTGTTGCAAGCTGACAAAGAAGCTCACG TCCATTACGCTCTCAAGAAAGATCATATTTTACACCTGTGGAGATCAGAAGAAACAAGCCAATGCCGCCTATCTAATCGGCTCTTATGCA gtaATGCATCTAAACATGATGCCAGAGGATGCCTACAGTCTGCTGGTGTCAAGGAATTCAACATATATTCCATTCAG AGATGCTTCGTTTGGAACCTGCATGTACAATCTGAACATCTTAGATTGTCTTCGTGGCGTTCACAAG GCTCTGCAGTACGGCTGGCTCGACTTCTCCAACTTTGATGTGGAAGAATATGAGCACTATGAGAGGGCAGAAAATGGTGACTTAAACTGGATCATTCCAAAAAAGTTCCTTGCGTTCAGTGGGCCTCACCCAAAAAGCAAAATAGAGAATG GGTACCCTTTGCACGCTCCCGAGGCCTACATCCCATACTTCAGGAAACATAACATCACCACTATCATCAGACTCAACAAGAAGATGTATGATGCCAGGCGTTTCACAGAATCTGGCTTTGAGCACCACGATCTGTTCTTTGTGGACGGGAGTACACCAAACGACGCCATCGTCAGGAAGTTCCTCAACATCTGCGAGAATGCAGAAGGAGCCATTGCTGTCCACTGCAAGG ctGGTCTGGGGAGGACTGGCACTCTGATCGGCTGTTACATGATGAAACATTACTGCCTGAGTGCTGCAGAGGCCATTGCCTGGATACGGATCTGCCGACCAGGGTCCATCATTGGGCCTCAGCAGAACTTTGTTGAAGA TAAGCAGAACAGTCTGTGGGCAGAGGGAGATGTTTTCCGGGAGAAGATGTTAAATGAACAAGTGAATGGCAAGATGGCTGTAACCAGGATCCTGTCTGGTGTGGATGACATAACCATCAACGGGAACAACAAGAACAGGGCATCCAAGAAAGAAGAAATGGACCTG TATAATGATGACGAGGAGAGAAATGGCCTTACACAGGGTGATAAACTGCGAGCTCTGAAGAGCAAGAGGCAGGCCAGATCGTCCTCCGGTTCCCTTTC ACAAGAAGAGAATAAGATTCACACCAGGTCTTCATCACAGTCCCTAAG GGTCATATTGCAGGCCAGTGTTCAGGGCTGTACAGCCAGCGTCAACCCCTTGGCTCTGTCTGACCAATCAGACAGCAGGAAGAGGACTAGAACCTCACTGCCAGCAAACGGACTGGGAGGAAG CTCCCTGTGCCACACCAGACTGGTCAGGTCCCTAGGCAACTTACATGTAGTGGCTGGCGACAGGGAGCCAATGTGTTGGGAGCCATGTGGCAGCCATAGAGACACAGCCAGTGCCACAGCCAACACAGGCCCTCTCATCAACTTAAACATGGCACAGGTCCACCTGCAG ACGCACTGTCTCCAAAGGACGTAA
- the cdc14b gene encoding dual specificity protein phosphatase CDC14B isoform X2, which produces MKRKSERRRAESRKKRCAAPSEAELNSDIYTEITDQLYFAILKQKIKNTAERHCFCIDEELAYENFYADFGPLNLAMFYRFCCKLTKKLTSITLSRKIIFYTCGDQKKQANAAYLIGSYAVMHLNMMPEDAYSLLVSRNSTYIPFRDASFGTCMYNLNILDCLRGVHKALQYGWLDFSNFDVEEYEHYERAENGDLNWIIPKKFLAFSGPHPKSKIENGYPLHAPEAYIPYFRKHNITTIIRLNKKMYDARRFTESGFEHHDLFFVDGSTPNDAIVRKFLNICENAEGAIAVHCKAGLGRTGTLIGCYMMKHYCLSAAEAIAWIRICRPGSIIGPQQNFVEDKQNSLWAEGDVFREKMLNEQVNGKMAVTRILSGVDDITINGNNKNRASKKEEMDLYNDDEERNGLTQGDKLRALKSKRQARSSSGSLSQEENKIHTRSSSQSLSRVILQASVQGCTASVNPLALSDQSDSRKRTRTSLPANGLGGSSLCHTRLVRSLGNLHVVAGDREPMCWEPCGSHRDTASATANTGPLINLNMAQVHLQSLHTQS; this is translated from the exons ATGAAGCGCAAGAGCGAGAGGAGACGAGCCGAGTCGAGGAAAAAGCGCTGTGCAGCTCCCTCAGAGGCGGAGTTAAACTCTGATATTTACACTGAGATAACAG ATCAACTCTATTTCGCCATACTAAAGCAAAAGATCAAGAACACAGCTGAACGACACTGTTTCTGCATAGATGAAGAGCTGGCATATGAGAA ctTCTATGCGGACTTTGGTCCCCTAAACCTGGCCATGTTTTATCGCTTCTGTTGCAAGCTGACAAAGAAGCTCACG TCCATTACGCTCTCAAGAAAGATCATATTTTACACCTGTGGAGATCAGAAGAAACAAGCCAATGCCGCCTATCTAATCGGCTCTTATGCA gtaATGCATCTAAACATGATGCCAGAGGATGCCTACAGTCTGCTGGTGTCAAGGAATTCAACATATATTCCATTCAG AGATGCTTCGTTTGGAACCTGCATGTACAATCTGAACATCTTAGATTGTCTTCGTGGCGTTCACAAG GCTCTGCAGTACGGCTGGCTCGACTTCTCCAACTTTGATGTGGAAGAATATGAGCACTATGAGAGGGCAGAAAATGGTGACTTAAACTGGATCATTCCAAAAAAGTTCCTTGCGTTCAGTGGGCCTCACCCAAAAAGCAAAATAGAGAATG GGTACCCTTTGCACGCTCCCGAGGCCTACATCCCATACTTCAGGAAACATAACATCACCACTATCATCAGACTCAACAAGAAGATGTATGATGCCAGGCGTTTCACAGAATCTGGCTTTGAGCACCACGATCTGTTCTTTGTGGACGGGAGTACACCAAACGACGCCATCGTCAGGAAGTTCCTCAACATCTGCGAGAATGCAGAAGGAGCCATTGCTGTCCACTGCAAGG ctGGTCTGGGGAGGACTGGCACTCTGATCGGCTGTTACATGATGAAACATTACTGCCTGAGTGCTGCAGAGGCCATTGCCTGGATACGGATCTGCCGACCAGGGTCCATCATTGGGCCTCAGCAGAACTTTGTTGAAGA TAAGCAGAACAGTCTGTGGGCAGAGGGAGATGTTTTCCGGGAGAAGATGTTAAATGAACAAGTGAATGGCAAGATGGCTGTAACCAGGATCCTGTCTGGTGTGGATGACATAACCATCAACGGGAACAACAAGAACAGGGCATCCAAGAAAGAAGAAATGGACCTG TATAATGATGACGAGGAGAGAAATGGCCTTACACAGGGTGATAAACTGCGAGCTCTGAAGAGCAAGAGGCAGGCCAGATCGTCCTCCGGTTCCCTTTC ACAAGAAGAGAATAAGATTCACACCAGGTCTTCATCACAGTCCCTAAG CAGGGTCATATTGCAGGCCAGTGTTCAGGGCTGTACAGCCAGCGTCAACCCCTTGGCTCTGTCTGACCAATCAGACAGCAGGAAGAGGACTAGAACCTCACTGCCAGCAAACGGACTGGGAGGAAG CTCCCTGTGCCACACCAGACTGGTCAGGTCCCTAGGCAACTTACATGTAGTGGCTGGCGACAGGGAGCCAATGTGTTGGGAGCCATGTGGCAGCCATAGAGACACAGCCAGTGCCACAGCCAACACAGGCCCTCTCATCAACTTAAACATGGCACAGGTCCACCTGCAG tcACTCCATACCCAAAGCTAG
- the cdc14b gene encoding dual specificity protein phosphatase CDC14B isoform X5, with the protein MKRKSERRRAESRKKRCAAPSEAELNSDIYTEITDQLYFAILKQKIKNTAERHCFCIDEELAYENFYADFGPLNLAMFYRFCCKLTKKLTSITLSRKIIFYTCGDQKKQANAAYLIGSYAVMHLNMMPEDAYSLLVSRNSTYIPFRDASFGTCMYNLNILDCLRGVHKALQYGWLDFSNFDVEEYEHYERAENGDLNWIIPKKFLAFSGPHPKSKIENGYPLHAPEAYIPYFRKHNITTIIRLNKKMYDARRFTESGFEHHDLFFVDGSTPNDAIVRKFLNICENAEGAIAVHCKAGLGRTGTLIGCYMMKHYCLSAAEAIAWIRICRPGSIIGPQQNFVEDKQNSLWAEGDVFREKMLNEQVNGKMAVTRILSGVDDITINGNNKNRASKKEEMDLYNDDEERNGLTQGDKLRALKSKRQARSSSGSLSQEENKIHTRSSSQSLSRVILQASVQGCTASVNPLALSDQSDSRKRTRTSLPANGLGGRRTVSKGRKARSSLQSIRFSRLCHSIPKARAPLLR; encoded by the exons ATGAAGCGCAAGAGCGAGAGGAGACGAGCCGAGTCGAGGAAAAAGCGCTGTGCAGCTCCCTCAGAGGCGGAGTTAAACTCTGATATTTACACTGAGATAACAG ATCAACTCTATTTCGCCATACTAAAGCAAAAGATCAAGAACACAGCTGAACGACACTGTTTCTGCATAGATGAAGAGCTGGCATATGAGAA ctTCTATGCGGACTTTGGTCCCCTAAACCTGGCCATGTTTTATCGCTTCTGTTGCAAGCTGACAAAGAAGCTCACG TCCATTACGCTCTCAAGAAAGATCATATTTTACACCTGTGGAGATCAGAAGAAACAAGCCAATGCCGCCTATCTAATCGGCTCTTATGCA gtaATGCATCTAAACATGATGCCAGAGGATGCCTACAGTCTGCTGGTGTCAAGGAATTCAACATATATTCCATTCAG AGATGCTTCGTTTGGAACCTGCATGTACAATCTGAACATCTTAGATTGTCTTCGTGGCGTTCACAAG GCTCTGCAGTACGGCTGGCTCGACTTCTCCAACTTTGATGTGGAAGAATATGAGCACTATGAGAGGGCAGAAAATGGTGACTTAAACTGGATCATTCCAAAAAAGTTCCTTGCGTTCAGTGGGCCTCACCCAAAAAGCAAAATAGAGAATG GGTACCCTTTGCACGCTCCCGAGGCCTACATCCCATACTTCAGGAAACATAACATCACCACTATCATCAGACTCAACAAGAAGATGTATGATGCCAGGCGTTTCACAGAATCTGGCTTTGAGCACCACGATCTGTTCTTTGTGGACGGGAGTACACCAAACGACGCCATCGTCAGGAAGTTCCTCAACATCTGCGAGAATGCAGAAGGAGCCATTGCTGTCCACTGCAAGG ctGGTCTGGGGAGGACTGGCACTCTGATCGGCTGTTACATGATGAAACATTACTGCCTGAGTGCTGCAGAGGCCATTGCCTGGATACGGATCTGCCGACCAGGGTCCATCATTGGGCCTCAGCAGAACTTTGTTGAAGA TAAGCAGAACAGTCTGTGGGCAGAGGGAGATGTTTTCCGGGAGAAGATGTTAAATGAACAAGTGAATGGCAAGATGGCTGTAACCAGGATCCTGTCTGGTGTGGATGACATAACCATCAACGGGAACAACAAGAACAGGGCATCCAAGAAAGAAGAAATGGACCTG TATAATGATGACGAGGAGAGAAATGGCCTTACACAGGGTGATAAACTGCGAGCTCTGAAGAGCAAGAGGCAGGCCAGATCGTCCTCCGGTTCCCTTTC ACAAGAAGAGAATAAGATTCACACCAGGTCTTCATCACAGTCCCTAAG CAGGGTCATATTGCAGGCCAGTGTTCAGGGCTGTACAGCCAGCGTCAACCCCTTGGCTCTGTCTGACCAATCAGACAGCAGGAAGAGGACTAGAACCTCACTGCCAGCAAACGGACTGGGAGGAAG ACGCACTGTCTCCAAAGGACGTAAAGCTCGCAGTTCTTTGCAATCAATTCGATTTTCCAGGCTATG tcACTCCATACCCAAAGCTAGAGCTCCTCTACTCCGGTGA
- the cdc14b gene encoding dual specificity protein phosphatase CDC14B isoform X4 encodes MFRTVAKMTADDVSSRCIEFIKDQLYFAILKQKIKNTAERHCFCIDEELAYENFYADFGPLNLAMFYRFCCKLTKKLTSITLSRKIIFYTCGDQKKQANAAYLIGSYAVMHLNMMPEDAYSLLVSRNSTYIPFRDASFGTCMYNLNILDCLRGVHKALQYGWLDFSNFDVEEYEHYERAENGDLNWIIPKKFLAFSGPHPKSKIENGYPLHAPEAYIPYFRKHNITTIIRLNKKMYDARRFTESGFEHHDLFFVDGSTPNDAIVRKFLNICENAEGAIAVHCKAGLGRTGTLIGCYMMKHYCLSAAEAIAWIRICRPGSIIGPQQNFVEDKQNSLWAEGDVFREKMLNEQVNGKMAVTRILSGVDDITINGNNKNRASKKEEMDLYNDDEERNGLTQGDKLRALKSKRQARSSSGSLSQEENKIHTRSSSQSLSRVILQASVQGCTASVNPLALSDQSDSRKRTRTSLPANGLGGSSLCHTRLVRSLGNLHVVAGDREPMCWEPCGSHRDTASATANTGPLINLNMAQVHLQTHCLQRT; translated from the exons ATGTTCAGAACTGTGGCCAAGATGACCGCGGACGATGTTTCGTCCAGATGTATTGAGTTTATCAAGG ATCAACTCTATTTCGCCATACTAAAGCAAAAGATCAAGAACACAGCTGAACGACACTGTTTCTGCATAGATGAAGAGCTGGCATATGAGAA ctTCTATGCGGACTTTGGTCCCCTAAACCTGGCCATGTTTTATCGCTTCTGTTGCAAGCTGACAAAGAAGCTCACG TCCATTACGCTCTCAAGAAAGATCATATTTTACACCTGTGGAGATCAGAAGAAACAAGCCAATGCCGCCTATCTAATCGGCTCTTATGCA gtaATGCATCTAAACATGATGCCAGAGGATGCCTACAGTCTGCTGGTGTCAAGGAATTCAACATATATTCCATTCAG AGATGCTTCGTTTGGAACCTGCATGTACAATCTGAACATCTTAGATTGTCTTCGTGGCGTTCACAAG GCTCTGCAGTACGGCTGGCTCGACTTCTCCAACTTTGATGTGGAAGAATATGAGCACTATGAGAGGGCAGAAAATGGTGACTTAAACTGGATCATTCCAAAAAAGTTCCTTGCGTTCAGTGGGCCTCACCCAAAAAGCAAAATAGAGAATG GGTACCCTTTGCACGCTCCCGAGGCCTACATCCCATACTTCAGGAAACATAACATCACCACTATCATCAGACTCAACAAGAAGATGTATGATGCCAGGCGTTTCACAGAATCTGGCTTTGAGCACCACGATCTGTTCTTTGTGGACGGGAGTACACCAAACGACGCCATCGTCAGGAAGTTCCTCAACATCTGCGAGAATGCAGAAGGAGCCATTGCTGTCCACTGCAAGG ctGGTCTGGGGAGGACTGGCACTCTGATCGGCTGTTACATGATGAAACATTACTGCCTGAGTGCTGCAGAGGCCATTGCCTGGATACGGATCTGCCGACCAGGGTCCATCATTGGGCCTCAGCAGAACTTTGTTGAAGA TAAGCAGAACAGTCTGTGGGCAGAGGGAGATGTTTTCCGGGAGAAGATGTTAAATGAACAAGTGAATGGCAAGATGGCTGTAACCAGGATCCTGTCTGGTGTGGATGACATAACCATCAACGGGAACAACAAGAACAGGGCATCCAAGAAAGAAGAAATGGACCTG TATAATGATGACGAGGAGAGAAATGGCCTTACACAGGGTGATAAACTGCGAGCTCTGAAGAGCAAGAGGCAGGCCAGATCGTCCTCCGGTTCCCTTTC ACAAGAAGAGAATAAGATTCACACCAGGTCTTCATCACAGTCCCTAAG CAGGGTCATATTGCAGGCCAGTGTTCAGGGCTGTACAGCCAGCGTCAACCCCTTGGCTCTGTCTGACCAATCAGACAGCAGGAAGAGGACTAGAACCTCACTGCCAGCAAACGGACTGGGAGGAAG CTCCCTGTGCCACACCAGACTGGTCAGGTCCCTAGGCAACTTACATGTAGTGGCTGGCGACAGGGAGCCAATGTGTTGGGAGCCATGTGGCAGCCATAGAGACACAGCCAGTGCCACAGCCAACACAGGCCCTCTCATCAACTTAAACATGGCACAGGTCCACCTGCAG ACGCACTGTCTCCAAAGGACGTAA
- the LOC114555139 gene encoding intracellular hyaluronan-binding protein 4: MLPDAYGCAVANRYGDLLDDDADPFDLISKAEMEKAKRKKKEDEEKKGKQKKTGHKESQKDRRVPQDPAPVRKQQQQQQQQQQQQQQQQARPGPVTESGKEAQRATKTFGGPRSNQEECPQEFSIARPSYNAESDVRGRGRRGARGGGGDYKRNSDNFNLRGKREYDRHNGTGISPEEKRGGRGPWNWGSVEEAANELMEVTSDAPVKSEEHQRPVEEENRATEEEVGEMVVQVAMEMTLDEWKALQETSRPKAEFNIRKAENKIPSKAKVIHQSKHVEIVKEGTLEDMEDEGNFLRRSVNDITSLLDINFGSLGRPSRGGRGRGARGGPESRPERAKPILEKEEDLAPNPDDPEDFPALSAGR; the protein is encoded by the exons ATGCTCCCTGACGCCTACGGGTGCGCTGTGGCGAACAGGTACGGGGATCTTCTGGATGACGACGCTGACCCGTTCGACTTGATCAGCAAAGCGGAAATGGAGAAGgcgaaaagaaagaaaaaggaagatgAAGAGAAGAAAGGCAAGCAGAAAAAAACTGGTCACAAGGAATCCCAGAAGGACAGACGCGTCCCTCAAGACCCGGCTCCAG TCcgtaagcagcagcagcagcagcagcagcagcagcagcagcagcaacagcaacaggCACGTCCTGGACCAGTGACTGAGAGTGGAAAGGAGGCCCAGAGGGCCACGAAGACCTTTGGGGGCCCTAGGTCCAACCAAGAGGAGTGCCCACAGGAGTTTTCCATCGCTag GCCTTCCTATAATGCAGAGTCTGACGTCAGGGGCAGAGGTAGGAGAGGAGcaagaggtggtggtggtgactACAAAAGAAACTCCGACAACTTCAACCTGAGGGGCAAGAGAGAGTACGATCGACACAATGGAAC AGGTATCTCTcctgaggagaagagaggaggaagaggacccTGGAACTGGGGCAGTGTTGAAGAAGCTGCAAA TGAATTAATGGAGGTGACATCCGATGCTCCAGTCAAATCTGAGGAGCACCAAAGACCTGTGGAGGAAGAGAATCG CGCAACGGAAGAAGAGGTCGGAGAGATGGTGGTCCAGGTTGCCATGGAGATGACCCTGGATGAGTGGAAGGCCCTGCAGGAGACGAGTCGTCCCAAGGCAGAATTTAATATCCGCAAAGCCGAGAACAAGATTCCCTCTAAAGCAAAGGTCATCCACCAGTCAAAGCACGTGGAG ATTGTGAAGGAGGGGACCCTGGAAGACATGGAGGATGAAGGCAACTTCCTCCGTAGGTCTGTGAATGACATCACCTCCCTTCTGGACATCAATTTCGGGAGTCTTGGACGCCCCAGTCGTGGGGGTCGGGGAAGGGGAGCACGAGGCGGCCCGGAAAGTCGCCCAGAGAGAGCCAAACCCATATTGGAGAAG GAGGAGGATCTGGCTCCCAACCCAGATGACCCAGAAGACTTCCCAGCGCTGTCGGCAGGAAGATAA